A section of the Triticum dicoccoides isolate Atlit2015 ecotype Zavitan chromosome 7A, WEW_v2.0, whole genome shotgun sequence genome encodes:
- the LOC119329813 gene encoding protein MID1-COMPLEMENTING ACTIVITY 1-like → MASPSSSLWGALGQASTMAQLMGVDALGLVSMVVQAALVARRHRDACVRLAQHVELVGGLLGELELAELMRREATRRPLEQLGGALRRCYALVTACQDCGYLRRLLLGARMAEELRAAQHEIDMFIRLIPLIALVDNSTADSRRVKQADEGVLTVVTDSSNRHIRIPNKGATKLCGIGEHPFVGKVDLREQNIVDIEELVELCTRMEEACSGFTRFDFCQILDATDNFSEKMIVGWGGFGKVYKGQLPGGLNVAIKRADEHAAMLEVNSELQLAKLQHANVIRLLGWFLGSLPMRILLL, encoded by the exons ATGGCGAGCCCGTCGAGCAGCCTGTGGGGCGCCCTGGGGCAAGCCTCCACCATGGCGCAGCTGATGGGCGTGGACGCGCTCGGGCTGGTCTCCATGGTCGTGCAGGCCGCCCTGGTGGCGCGCCGCCACCGGGATGCCTGCGTGCGGCTCGCGCAGCACGTGGAGCTCGTTGGCGGCCTGCTCGGGGAGCTGGAGCTCGCCGAGCTGATGCGTCGGGAGGCCACCAGGCGGCCGCTGGAGCAGCTCGGCGGCGCGCTGCGGCGGTGCTACGCGCTGGTCACGGCGTGCCAGGACTGCGGCTACCTGCGCCGCCTGCTCCTGGGAGCCCGGATGGCCGAGGAGCTCCGCGCCGCGCAGCATGAGATCGACATGTTCATCCGCCTCATCCCGCTCATCGCCCTCGTCGACAATTCCACTGCAGATAGTCGCCGTGTCAAG CAGGCTGATGAGGGGGTGCTCACTGTAGTCACAGATAGTTCAAATCGTCACATCAG GATTCCAAACAAAGGAGCTACCAAACTCTGCGGTATTGGAGAACACCCATTTGTAG GAAAAGTGGACCTGCGAGAACAAAATATCGTTGACATTGAAGAACTTGTGGAACTTTGTACCCGTATGGAAGAGGCTTGCTCGGGATTCACAAGGTTCGATTTCTGTCAGATCTTGGATGCTACAGACAATTTCTCAGAGAAGATGATAGTTGGGTGGGGAGGATTTGGGAAGGTGTACAAG GGCCAGTTGCCTGGTGGACTTAATGTTGCCATCAAAAGAGCTGATGAGCACGCAGCAATGCTTGAAGTCAACAGTGAATTGCAGCTTGCAAAGCTTCAGCATGCCAATGTGATTAGGTTATTGGGGTGGTTCCTTGGATCGTTACCTATGCG CATTCTGCTGCTCTAG
- the LOC119329814 gene encoding uncharacterized protein LOC119329814 — protein MAGTTVLPPSLLPRRSAAASADLHSCSSRVRVNPALMANPAAAKKPKRPGSMRGEQPPPAKRLRGACSGGELHVAVPANIKNGRKLPSPISGKDLLHSSAIKNQVAESPAAATQSKPQMSMRELIANARLTMARLDKARSASKEEANRRQEIERSRAEARRKMEQMADTVQFNDPWIHHSDVTKSPEELLKARQHAWRYQAHLLEMARRRDFAQAMQIQDERSGDGSRGRNHQQCRLAGGSLASEEAKQS, from the exons ATGGCCGGCACCACGGTGCTCCCGCCGTCTCTGCTCCCGCGCCgtagcgccgccgcctccgccgacctGCACTCCTGCTCCTCCCGCGTGCGCGTGAACCCTGCCTTGATGGCGAACCCCGCGGCTGCCAAGAAGCCAAAGCGCCCCGGATCCATGCGCGGCGAGCAACCGCCGCCGGCGAAGCGCCTACGCGGTGCCTGCTCCGGGGGCGAGCTCCATGTCGCCGTCCCCGCCAACATCAAGAACGGCAGGAAGCTTCCGTCTCCCATCAGCGGCAAGGATCTGCTCCACTCCTCCGCAATCAAGAACCAGGTCGCCGAATCTCCGGCTGCCGCGACGCAATCGAAGCCGCAGATGAGCATGCGCGAACTGATCGCGAACGCTCGCCTCACCATGGCTCGCCTCGACAAGGCTCGCTCTGCCTCCAAAGAAGAGGCCAACCGTCGGCAGGAGATCGAGCGCAGCAGAGCAGAGGCCCGGCGAAAGATGGAGCAGATGGCGGACACGGTGCAGTTCAACGACCCCTGGATCCATCACtccgacgtgaccaagtcccctgaGGAGCTGCTCAAAGCAAGACAGCACGCATGGCGTTATCAAGCTCACCTCCTCGAGATGGCTCGTCGACGGGACTTTGCTCAAGCGATGCAAATCCAGGATGAGCGCTCGGGTGATGGAAGCAGAGGAAGAAATCATCAGCAGTGCAGGCTTGCTGGTGGTAGTCTTGCATCAGAGGAAGCAAAGCAGAG TTAA
- the LOC119330724 gene encoding putative cysteine-rich receptor-like protein kinase 20, whose product MADELRAAQHEIDMFIRLIPLISLVDNSTNSRRAKAEEGVLSVVTDNSSSHIRSVLKPSPARALEFSEIKVQGATELCIVEEKTSVGKVNMQEQKIFNIEELTELCTRIEETCVGFAKFNFFQIVDATDNFSERRILGLGGFGTVYKGQLPNGLMIAIKRLDEHATVFDFDSELQLAKLQHANLTRLLGWCIHGKERILVYEFMQNGSLDHYISERTKGQVLDWSKRFKIITGLTEGLVYLHKGSMSCLVHRDLKPHNILLDYNMSPKIADFGSARTLSSGVAEERTSRVVGTSGYKAPEYASQGVYSLKTDVFSFGILVLVIISGRKNTILNKQGDTVGDLVRDAWHMWKDQRLHELVDPLLGDRYEVAEITRCAQVALLCAQEDPADRPAMTDVAAMLNSENISLPMEPKQPTALIHGCADRDTASTYMSQSGRTIDITITSSAPMSTRVRIILDPEV is encoded by the exons GCCGAGGAGGGGGTGCTCAGTGTTGTCACAGACAATTCAAGTAGTCACATCAG GAGTGTGTTGAAACCATCTCCAGCAAGAGCTTTGGAATTCTCCGAAATAAAGGTTCAAGGAGCTACTGAACTTTGCATTGTTGAAGAAAAAACATCTGTAG GAAAAGTTAACATGCAAGAACAGAaaatcttcaacattgaagaactCACTGAGCTTTGTACCCGTATAGAAGAAACTTGTGTGGGATTTGCAAAGTTCAACTTCTTTCAGATCGTGGATGCTACAGACAATTTCTCAGAGAGGAGAATACTTGGGCTTGGTGGATTCGGTACAGTTTATAAG GGTCAGTTGCCCAACGGACTTATGATTGCCATCAAAAGACTTGATGAGCATGCAACCGTATTTGATTTCGATAGTGAATTGCAGCTTGCGAAGCTTCAGCATGCCAATCTGACTAGGTTGCTAGGGTGGTGCATTCATGGGAAAGAAAGGATTCTTGTCTATGAGTTCATGCAAAATGGTTCCTTGGACCATTACATATCAG AAAGAACAAAAGGACAAGTGCTGGACTGGTCTAAGCGATTCAAGATAATTACAGGGTTAACAGAGGGCCTTGTTTACCTGCATAAAGGCTCCATGTCCTGCCTTGTCCATAGAGACTTGAAACCACATAATATCCTCTTGGATTATAACATGAGCCCGAAGATTGCTGATTTTGGATCAGCTAGGACACTGAGTTCAGGTGTAGCAGAAGAGCGCACGAGTAGGGTTGTGGGAACCAG TGGTTACAAAGCTCCAGAGTATGCATCTCAAGGAGTTTACTCGCTGAAGACAGATGTGTTCAGCTTTGGCATCTTGGTTCTGGTGATTATTAGTGGCCGAAAGAATACCATACTCAACAAGCAAGGGGATACTGTTGGTGATCTTGTACGAGAT GCCTGGCATATGTGGAAGGACCAAAGGTTGCATGAGCTTGTGGATCCGTTGTTAGGGGACAGATATGAAGTCGCTGAGATAACGAGATGCGCTCAAGTGGCACTGCTTTGTGCCCAGGAAGATCCAGCAGACCGGCCTGCCATGACAGATGTTGCTGCAATGCTGAACTCTGAAAACATAAGCTTACCAATGGAGCCTAAGCAGCCCACCGCGCTGATCCATGGGTGTGCCGACAGAGACACGGCATCGACATACATGAGCCAATCAGGCAGGACAATAGACATAACCATAACGAGTTCAGCTCCAATGTCGACTAGAGTTCGAATCATTCTAGACCCGGAGGTTTGA